The genome window GGAAGACCCGTGGGTCGCTGCGCCAGAAGATGCTTACGAGCGGACAACTCCAATCGAAGATACGCCTGACCAGCCAACGGTGATGGAGATTACCTTTAAAGAAGGGGTTCCAACCGCGCTTGATGGTGAAGAATTGCCATTGGACCAACTGATTATGAAGCTCGACAAGGTTGCCGGTGAGAACGGGATTGGGCGGATTGATCACGTGGAAAATCGGCTCGTTGGAATCAAGTCACGGGAAATTTATGAGTGCCCTGCTGCTACCGTGTTGCTGGCCGCACACAAGGATGTGGAAGACCTGACCCAGGAGCGGGAAGTCGCTCATTTTAAGCCGACCGTGGAATTAAAGATGAACGAGCTGATTTATAATGGACTCTGGTATTCACCGCTGATGAAGGCCCTGGTTGCCTTCTTGGAGGAAACGCAAAAGGTTGTCAACGGGGTTGTCCGGGTCAAGCTCTTCAAGGGCAACGTCATCTGCGAGGGGCGGAAGTCAGCCAACTCGCTTTATGACAAGAACCTGGCAACCTACACGTCCGCTGATGAATTTGACCAGGAAGCCGCTACTGGCTTTATCAAACTCTGGGAGCTGCCTGACAAGGTTTATGCCCAGGTCCAGGAAAAGGCCCAGGCAAAGAAGGGAGCGTCGGCCGATGCCCATTAAAAAGATGTGGGGTGGCCGGTTTGAAGAGGCTGGTGACCAGTTAGTCGATCAGTTTGGGGCTTCGATTTCCTTTGACCAGGAAATGGCTAAGGAGGATATTATGGGTTCGCTGGCCCACGTCAAGATGCTCAAGGCAACCCAAATTTTAACGCCCCAGGACGCCGATCAAATCATTGCCGGCCTGCAAGAGCTGGCGGTTGAACTAGCCGATCACGGCCTCCCCTTTGACGTAGAAAATGAAGATATTCATATGAATATTGAGGCCCTTTTAACTGCCAAAATTGGACCAGTCGCAGGGAAATTGCATACCGGGCGGAGCAGGAATGACCAGGTAGCTACCGACTTTCACCTGTACGTCAAGGAGCGGCTACCCCAGGTGATTGGCGCACTCAAGGATTTACAGGCCGCCCTGGTTAAGCAGGCGGAGCAGAACGTGGAAACCGTGATGCCCGGTTACACCCACATGCAGCACGCCCAGCCAATTTCATATGGTCACTACCTGATGGCTTACTTCCAAATGTTTCAGCGGGACGTTGAACGGTTTCAGTTCAACCAGCAGCATACCGACCTATCACCGCTGGGAGCCGCTGCACTGGCCGGAACGACTTTCCCGATTGACCGAGAAATGACGGCGCACCTCCTGGGCTTTAGTGCGCCGTATGCAAATTCCCTGGATGCCGTCAGCGACCGGGACTTTGCACTGGAATTTCTGAGCAACGCCAGCATTTTGATGGTTCACCTGTCGCGGTTGTGCGAGGAATTGATTTACTGGTGCAGCTATGAGTTCGGCTATCTTGAGCTGGCCGATGCGTACTCGACCGGCAGTTCAATTATGCCGCAGAAAAAGAATCCCGACATGGCAGAATTGATCCGGGGAAAAAGCGGCCGGGTCTTTGGCAGCCTGACCGGTCTGCTGACGGTGATGAAGGGGTTGCCACTAGCCTACAACAAGGACATGCAGGAGGATAAGGAGGGGGTCTTTGATGCTGTCAAGACAATCCTCCCGTCCTTAAAGGTAATGACCGGGATGATTGCGACCCTCCAGGTCAACAAGGAAAAAATGGCCCAGGCGACCCACCACGATTTTTCCAACGCGACCGAATTAGCTGACTACTTGGCAACCAAGGGGATTCCCTTCCGGCGCGCCCATGAGATCGTGGGGGAGCTGGTCTTGAAGGGCTTAAAGACCGGTACCGACCTGGCTGATATTCCGCTGGCGGAGTTCCAACAGATCGATTCGCGGGTCGAAGAAGACGTTTATACCGTCCTCAAACCAACAGTGGCGGTCGAACGGCGGAACTCAGCTGGTGGGACCGGCTTTGCTCAGGTTCGCCAGCAAATTAAAGCAGCTCAAGAAATTTTGCAACAATAGTTAAAGAAGGGGAAGGATTGGCTTGGCGATTCCTTTCTCATCGATGCGCGGCTAGCCTGTGGGGCAAATGGTGATGTTTGACCTGCCAGCCAGTTACTGCGCATAACAGCGGCACCTGAAAAACAAGGAGGATGGGGTTGATTCCCAGCCTCCTTTTTGCTGTTATGTCAACGGAAAGCTATGATATAATCAACTTGGTAAAAGAACGAATTAAATTTAATAAAGGAGAATAGTGTAGTTTGGCAGAAAACACACAAGAATACGAACAAGTTTTTCAAATTGACCAACCAGAAGTAGAAGTTGGCATTCTCGGCCCCCAAGACAAGTTTGTCAGTCTCTTTGAACAGGGGATGGACGTTACGGTCAACCCCTTTGGCAGCGACTTACAGGTTCGTGGCCGGGAGGAGGACGTCAAATTAACGATCGACGTCTTTCATGCCCTGGTTGGTCTTCTTCAACAGGGGATTCACCTCCATAGCACTGACATCGTAAGCGCAATGAAGATGGCTCACCGGGGAACGTTGGAGTATTTTGCGGACCTGTATAGTGAAATCATTATTAAGGACCGGAAAGGCCAAGCAATCCGGGTGAAGAATTTTGGCCAGCGCCAATATGTTAATGCCATTAAACACAACGATATCACCTTTGGGATTGGTCCTGCCGGAACTGGGAAAACCTACCTGGCCGTTGCGATGGCGGTGGCCGCCCTTAAACGGGGAGAGGTTGAACGGATTATCGTGACCCGGCCGGCAGTGGAAGCGGGAGAGAGCCTGGGGTTCTTGCCTGGTGACCTGCAAGAAAAGGTGGACCCCTACCTGCGTCCTATTTATGACGCACTGAACGCGATTTTAGGGGCTGACCACACCCAACGCCTGATGGAGCGGGGGATTATTGAAATTGCTCCCCTGGCGTATATGCGGGGACGGACGCTGGACGGGGCCTTTGTGATCTTAGATGAAGCCCAAAACACTACCAACGCCCAAATGAAGATGTTTTTGACCCGGCTCGGTTTTGGCTCCAAGATGGTGATCAATGGGGATGTTTCCCAGATTGACTTGAAGCATGGGGTGCGGAGTGGTCTGGTCAGTGCCCAACGGATTCTCAAGGACATTCAGTCGATTCAGTTTGTCCGTTTCGGGGCGGAAGACGTAGTTCGGCACCCGGTAGTTGCCCGGATTATCACCGCCTATGAGGAGCAGACGACGCGCAAACAAGCGAAGGAGGAAGAGTAGTGGACCTGACGATATACGATGAAACTGACGGACAGGTAAGCCCAGCCCAGCTCGCCCTGGTGCGGGATGTTTTGCAATTTGCGGCCCGCCAACTATCCTTAGAAGACAGTACTGAAATGTCGGTAACGATGATGACTAATCCGGCAATTCGCAAGCTCAACCAGCAGTACCGTGGCGTAGATCGGGCGACGGATGTCTTGAGCTTTGCGGCCGAAGAAAGTGGCGATGAAACACCGATTATCATGGATCCTGAGCTGGCAGCCGAGCTTCCGGAGAACCTGGGCGACCTCTTCGTCTCGATTGATAAGGTCGAAGAACAAGCCAAATTCCTTGGTCATTCCGTCGACCGGGAACTGGGCTTTTTAGTTGTCCATGGCTTCCTTCACCTGAACGGTTATGATCATGAAAAGCCAGCCGATGAGCAGCGGATGTTTGACCTACAACGGGAGATCTTAGATGAATATGGACTCCAAAGATAAGCACCAGGTTGGCAAGAACTACCATCTATACCAGGCAATGGCCCATGCAACTGCTGGGATCGTTACAATGGTGCGTGAAGAGCGGAATATGCGATTTCATGTGCTAGCGGCGGTAGTGGCCCTGCTATTGGGATGGTGGTTTCGGATCAGCAGCAATGACTGGCTATGGTTGCTCCTGGTGATTTTTCTGGTGTTTGCTGCTGAATTTTTAAACACGGTTACGGAGGCTGTGACGGACGTCATGGTTAACCACCAGTATAATGTAGATGTTAAGAAAGCCAAGGACGTGGCTGCGGGCGGGGTCCTGCTAGCGGCCTGTTTCGCGGTAGTGGTGGGGCTGATTATCTTTGGACCCCACCTGGTAGACTTAGTAAGATAGGAGTAAAAATGGATAATCCAAACTATAAATCAGGTTTTGTTGCCTTGATTGGCCGGCCCAACGTTGGGAAGTCAACCCTGCTAAACTACATCGTGGGCCAAAAGGTGGCCATTATGAGCAACGTTGCTCAGACGACCCGGAATAAGATCCAGGGGATCTATACGAGTAAGGATGCGCAGATCATCTTTATTGATACTCCTGGGGTTCATAAGCCGGCAACGAAGCTGGGGGACTTTATGGAACGCTCCACGTTGTCGGCCCTTGATGAAGTCGACGCCATTGTATACGTGGTGAGCGCGACCGAAAAGCGGGGACCCGGCGATAACTTTATTATCGAGCGCCTCAAACAGGTCCAGCAGCCTATCTATCTGGTTGTCAATAAGATTGACCAGGTACACCCTAACGACCTGCCAGAAATCGTGGATCAGTATAAGGAGGCGTTGCCATTTAAGGGGATTATCCCGGTATCGGCCCTGCAGGGGAATAACGTCAATGAATTAATTAATGAACTGGTAGCCGGTTTACCGAACGGTCCGCAGTACTACCCAGCCGACCAAATTTCCGACCACCCAGAACGCTTTGTGATTGCCGAGATGATTCGGGAAAAGGTCTTCATGTTGACCCGGGATGAAGTTCCGCACTCCGTTGCAGTGGACGTCACCTCGATTCAGCGGGAAGATGCAGAGCACGTTCACATTTCGGCGAACATCGTGGTGGAACGCCCCGGCCAAAAGGGGATTATCATTGGGAAAAAGGGGCAGATGCTCAAGAAAATTGGGACACTGGCCCGCCAAGATATTGAACGACTCCTTGGTGACCGGGTATTCCTGCAATTATGGGTCAAAGTTGTTCCAAAATGGCGGGATAAATCTGCCATGCTCAAAGACTATGGCTACCGGAATAAGGACTACTAACTGCTGAGAAAGGAGCGATTGCGTGGCCCGGGAAACAACAGACTTTCGGGGAATTATCATCTACCGGCGTGACTACCGCGAACGTGACCTCCTAATCAAAATTTTGACAGACCGGATTGGCCCCGCAATGTTCTACGTTCGGGACGCCAAGAAACGCGGCTTTCGGCTAGCCAGTGACATCCTGCCGTTTACTCATGGAAGCTATATTGGTTCGCTGGATGATCACGGTCTTAGCTTTATCAATACTGCAAGTGAGACCCACCAGTACCAGCACATTGCCGGGGATTTAAGCAGGAACGCCTATGCTACTTATATCCTGGCCTTGGTTGACCATGCCTTCACGGACGGGCAGCCACTGGGCGGCTGGTTTGACCAGGTGGCGGCTGCCCTGGCCCTTATCGACCGGGGACAGGACGAGCAGGTGGTAACCAACGTTATTGAGACGCAGTTGCTTACTGTTTTCGGGGTGGCGCCAACCTGGGACCGTTGCGTAATCTGCGGACGGGCAGACCGGCCGTTGGACTTTTCGGAGCAGTATGGGGGGATGCTGTGCAACCGTCACTGGCACCTTGACCCCCACCGCTTTCACCTGGACCGGCGAACCGTGTACTACCTGCAACAGTTTGCCCAGCTTAACCTGCAGCGGGTCAATAATATCAAAATCAACCCGGTTACTAAGCTGCGCCTCCAGACAGTCCTTGATACCATTTATGATGACCAGGTGGGACTGCGCCTGAAGAGCAAGCGTTTTATCCAGCAGATGCACCGCCTGGAGCAAAAAATGGGGAATTTAACTGCGGGTGATTGACAAGCCCAGAAAAGTTTTCTATTATAAAACGTGTTTATTGGTAACACTTAATTGAATAAGTCCGGCGATGACGGAGAAGAGCAATGACCGGTCCTGCCCAGCGAACGGGGGAAAGTGTGAGCCTCGTGAGGATAGTCATTGGGTGGCCCTCTAGCAGCCAATTGAACTAAGCTGTTTTGCAGAAGTGCAAAAAAGCAGGGTGGAACCGCGAATTAATTTCGTCCCTGTGGTTACGGATTTCGTAACTACGGGGATTTTTTATTTATGAAGGGAAGTATTCAGATGACGACAAAGAAGCTAACTGTTCAAGAAATCATCTTCACGCTCGAGCAATATTGGGCTAAGCAGGGCTGTATGTTGATGCAGGCCTATGACAATGAAAAGGGTGCCGGGACCATGAGCCCCTACACCTTTTTACGGGCAATCGGTCCTGAACCATGGAACGCTGCCTACGTGGAACCATCCCGGCGGCCTGCCGATGGACGGTACGGCGAAAACCCGA of Limosilactobacillus oris contains these proteins:
- a CDS encoding argininosuccinate synthase, whose amino-acid sequence is MAKEKIVLAYSGGLDTSVAIAWLMNKGYDVIACCIDVGEGLDLDAIQQKAAAIGAWKSVVIDAKRDFAEQFVLPALQVHAMYEQKYPLVSALSRPLIVQKLVGVAKEYGATAIAHGCTGKGNDQVRFEAGIHALAPEMKIEDPIRDWHWSREEEIQYAKDNNIPVPITKASPYSIDQNLWGRANECGILEDPWVAAPEDAYERTTPIEDTPDQPTVMEITFKEGVPTALDGEELPLDQLIMKLDKVAGENGIGRIDHVENRLVGIKSREIYECPAATVLLAAHKDVEDLTQEREVAHFKPTVELKMNELIYNGLWYSPLMKALVAFLEETQKVVNGVVRVKLFKGNVICEGRKSANSLYDKNLATYTSADEFDQEAATGFIKLWELPDKVYAQVQEKAQAKKGASADAH
- the argH gene encoding argininosuccinate lyase, with amino-acid sequence MPIKKMWGGRFEEAGDQLVDQFGASISFDQEMAKEDIMGSLAHVKMLKATQILTPQDADQIIAGLQELAVELADHGLPFDVENEDIHMNIEALLTAKIGPVAGKLHTGRSRNDQVATDFHLYVKERLPQVIGALKDLQAALVKQAEQNVETVMPGYTHMQHAQPISYGHYLMAYFQMFQRDVERFQFNQQHTDLSPLGAAALAGTTFPIDREMTAHLLGFSAPYANSLDAVSDRDFALEFLSNASILMVHLSRLCEELIYWCSYEFGYLELADAYSTGSSIMPQKKNPDMAELIRGKSGRVFGSLTGLLTVMKGLPLAYNKDMQEDKEGVFDAVKTILPSLKVMTGMIATLQVNKEKMAQATHHDFSNATELADYLATKGIPFRRAHEIVGELVLKGLKTGTDLADIPLAEFQQIDSRVEEDVYTVLKPTVAVERRNSAGGTGFAQVRQQIKAAQEILQQ
- a CDS encoding PhoH family protein, which produces MAENTQEYEQVFQIDQPEVEVGILGPQDKFVSLFEQGMDVTVNPFGSDLQVRGREEDVKLTIDVFHALVGLLQQGIHLHSTDIVSAMKMAHRGTLEYFADLYSEIIIKDRKGQAIRVKNFGQRQYVNAIKHNDITFGIGPAGTGKTYLAVAMAVAALKRGEVERIIVTRPAVEAGESLGFLPGDLQEKVDPYLRPIYDALNAILGADHTQRLMERGIIEIAPLAYMRGRTLDGAFVILDEAQNTTNAQMKMFLTRLGFGSKMVINGDVSQIDLKHGVRSGLVSAQRILKDIQSIQFVRFGAEDVVRHPVVARIITAYEEQTTRKQAKEEE
- the ybeY gene encoding rRNA maturation RNase YbeY, with amino-acid sequence MDLTIYDETDGQVSPAQLALVRDVLQFAARQLSLEDSTEMSVTMMTNPAIRKLNQQYRGVDRATDVLSFAAEESGDETPIIMDPELAAELPENLGDLFVSIDKVEEQAKFLGHSVDRELGFLVVHGFLHLNGYDHEKPADEQRMFDLQREILDEYGLQR
- a CDS encoding diacylglycerol kinase family protein → MDSKDKHQVGKNYHLYQAMAHATAGIVTMVREERNMRFHVLAAVVALLLGWWFRISSNDWLWLLLVIFLVFAAEFLNTVTEAVTDVMVNHQYNVDVKKAKDVAAGGVLLAACFAVVVGLIIFGPHLVDLVR
- the era gene encoding GTPase Era, with translation MDNPNYKSGFVALIGRPNVGKSTLLNYIVGQKVAIMSNVAQTTRNKIQGIYTSKDAQIIFIDTPGVHKPATKLGDFMERSTLSALDEVDAIVYVVSATEKRGPGDNFIIERLKQVQQPIYLVVNKIDQVHPNDLPEIVDQYKEALPFKGIIPVSALQGNNVNELINELVAGLPNGPQYYPADQISDHPERFVIAEMIREKVFMLTRDEVPHSVAVDVTSIQREDAEHVHISANIVVERPGQKGIIIGKKGQMLKKIGTLARQDIERLLGDRVFLQLWVKVVPKWRDKSAMLKDYGYRNKDY
- the recO gene encoding DNA repair protein RecO, translating into MARETTDFRGIIIYRRDYRERDLLIKILTDRIGPAMFYVRDAKKRGFRLASDILPFTHGSYIGSLDDHGLSFINTASETHQYQHIAGDLSRNAYATYILALVDHAFTDGQPLGGWFDQVAAALALIDRGQDEQVVTNVIETQLLTVFGVAPTWDRCVICGRADRPLDFSEQYGGMLCNRHWHLDPHRFHLDRRTVYYLQQFAQLNLQRVNNIKINPVTKLRLQTVLDTIYDDQVGLRLKSKRFIQQMHRLEQKMGNLTAGD